The following proteins are co-located in the Haloarcula marismortui ATCC 43049 genome:
- a CDS encoding tyrosine-type recombinase/integrase, giving the protein MKANTNPTDLQAITPVEALRLYLESKVDEWATATKELQQFHLNEFVEWLAEEDIDDMRNISARTVHRFRLKIKGDIAQSTLAQRVSSVRRFLQFCTTIDAVSPSVPERVEIPNRDTEARTETLEADHAEAALDYLERFAYASREHALLALTWHTGIRTGTLVALDVDDVEPAQNRLRIRHRPDSDTPLKNGEKAERYCALSEDVAEVLEDYINHKRMDIEDDYERVPLFATENGRAPVKTLRRWFQAITRPCIYGNRCPHGRDKNECAAAQSMSNASDCPSSVSGHPIRRGAITHFLRKDVPEKVVSDRMNVSTDVLEQHYDRRTEDEKAEQRREYLDGV; this is encoded by the coding sequence ATGAAAGCAAACACCAATCCGACCGACCTGCAAGCTATCACCCCCGTAGAGGCACTACGACTGTATCTCGAAAGCAAGGTAGACGAATGGGCTACAGCGACTAAAGAATTACAACAGTTCCATCTCAATGAATTTGTTGAGTGGTTGGCTGAAGAAGATATAGACGATATGCGGAATATCTCTGCCCGCACCGTTCATAGATTCCGCTTGAAAATTAAAGGTGATATAGCACAATCAACACTTGCGCAGCGGGTTAGCTCGGTTCGGCGGTTCTTACAGTTCTGTACGACGATAGACGCAGTGAGTCCGTCTGTACCTGAGCGGGTAGAAATTCCGAACCGAGATACGGAGGCTCGAACAGAGACGCTTGAAGCCGACCATGCAGAAGCAGCATTAGACTATCTGGAACGGTTCGCCTATGCATCAAGAGAACACGCCCTATTGGCGCTCACATGGCACACAGGGATTCGAACGGGCACGTTAGTCGCCTTGGATGTAGACGACGTGGAACCCGCTCAGAACCGCCTACGGATTCGACATCGGCCCGATAGTGATACCCCGCTAAAGAATGGTGAGAAAGCGGAACGGTACTGTGCGCTCTCAGAAGATGTAGCAGAGGTGTTAGAAGACTACATCAATCACAAGCGTATGGATATTGAAGACGACTACGAGAGAGTGCCATTATTCGCTACTGAAAACGGTCGGGCACCAGTGAAAACACTACGGCGGTGGTTTCAGGCAATTACTCGACCGTGCATATACGGAAATAGATGCCCCCATGGTCGTGATAAAAACGAGTGTGCGGCTGCCCAATCAATGTCTAATGCGAGTGACTGCCCATCAAGTGTGAGCGGGCATCCTATTCGACGTGGTGCTATCACGCACTTCCTCCGCAAAGACGTGCCTGAGAAAGTCGTCTCAGATAGAATGAACGTCTCGACTGATGTGCTGGAACAACACTACGACCGTCGTACTGAAGACGAGAAGGCAGAACAGAGGCGTGAATACTTAGACGGCGTGTAG
- a CDS encoding DUF7322 domain-containing protein, with translation MDIPGEDDPNESGGVLSEKSEYEPEEFDPESLGPDVPSPSDGAYDGDATGLFVKLVIVFNVALLALSLGPMLAYFEGQVDLGVRIFLVGVIAFGYGTFRYVQFERERKSDDEDEPTETTDTQPDGAEASDHNG, from the coding sequence ATGGATATTCCCGGCGAGGACGACCCCAACGAGAGCGGCGGCGTCCTCTCGGAAAAGAGCGAGTACGAGCCCGAGGAGTTCGACCCGGAGAGTCTCGGGCCGGACGTGCCATCGCCGTCGGACGGCGCTTACGACGGTGACGCCACGGGACTGTTCGTCAAACTCGTCATCGTCTTCAACGTCGCGCTGCTGGCGCTCTCGCTCGGACCGATGCTGGCCTACTTCGAGGGACAGGTCGACCTCGGGGTCCGGATCTTCCTCGTCGGCGTCATCGCTTTCGGCTACGGAACGTTTCGGTACGTCCAGTTCGAACGGGAGCGCAAATCGGACGACGAGGACGAACCAACCGAAACAACAGATACCCAGCCAGACGGCGCGGAGGCAAGCGACCACAACGGCTAA
- a CDS encoding DUF7346 family protein, producing MRTVRDDDGTRYLLLKESTESSLVRDPETGEQQHLPNADLEPVDGESPLATAAEGVPDAARQVITAAHDERALGLLVELDDRGPLSVAELLSAYDLCESDLHGLLAEFRAAGLLAEATVHGQRGYDTTETASDGLAHLRD from the coding sequence ATGCGTACTGTGCGGGACGACGACGGCACGCGATACTTATTGCTGAAGGAGTCCACCGAGTCGAGTCTGGTCCGTGACCCCGAAACCGGCGAACAGCAACACCTCCCAAACGCTGATCTCGAACCCGTTGATGGCGAATCGCCGCTTGCCACGGCCGCTGAGGGCGTTCCTGACGCCGCCCGCCAAGTCATTACAGCAGCTCACGATGAGCGTGCGCTGGGCCTGCTCGTCGAACTCGACGACCGCGGGCCGCTCTCCGTGGCGGAGCTGCTTTCCGCCTACGACCTCTGTGAGAGCGACCTGCACGGCCTGCTGGCCGAGTTTCGTGCCGCCGGCCTGCTCGCCGAGGCGACGGTCCACGGCCAGCGAGGCTACGACACGACCGAAACGGCCAGCGATGGACTGGCACATCTCCGCGACTGA
- the rad50 gene encoding DNA double-strand break repair ATPase Rad50 yields MKFQRVKLSNFKCYDDADLRLDNGVTVIHGLNGSGKSSLLEACFFALYGSKALDENLGDVVTIGADDCTVELWFSHAGGDYHLTRRVRATGAQPTTAKCVLETPEGNYEGARDVRRRITELLRMDSEAFVNCAYVRQGEVNKLINASPGDRQDMLDDLLQLGKLEAYRERASDARVGVGRVRDDKQGALSQLDEQIQEKEEKDLHERLNGLETKESELQDEIEHIEDQKATAEETLTQAESVLEEYEEKRDELSTLEADIEDLEATITETETERTELKEQVSDLQDQRESLREDLSETVAKTDLDSSEPDPETVDARLDELQSRDDELQSRIEDQRVDAKDHSSTADALAESAADLESRAEDKREEAAELETDIEAARETIAERREQISDIDDQIADLEARFENAPTDRDGSQSYKESVASDLDNTRQQVTELETKLESERESLAEAEALLEAGKCPECGQDVAESPHVDSIEDDRGRIAELEELLADAREDVSDLKSEHETATELVETADELSTLENNRSNIVQLVEEKEAGLDADQERIQTLREEATAHESEAETKREKAAEAREQAEDCRSVVAECNQERQQVKQSIENLERVEDLLAKIDDCDDDIERLREKRSQQAELNDQRRDQLAEKRERKQDLAESFDEDRIEAARSEKQRAKKYIEQAAEALTEKREKRDELQNAIGGVTNEIEELESLRDRREDLEATLERLETLYEETEELQEMYGTLRAELRQRNVETLERMLNQTFDLVYQNDSYSHIELDGQYQLTVYQKDGEPLEPEQLSGGERALFNLSLRCAIYRLLAEGIEGAAPMPPLILDEPTVFLDSGHVTQLLDLVEYMRDEVGVEQILVVSHDEELVGAADDLVRVEKDATTNRSRVERVEATVAELA; encoded by the coding sequence ATGAAATTCCAGCGCGTCAAGCTATCCAATTTCAAGTGTTACGACGATGCCGACCTGCGACTTGACAACGGCGTGACCGTCATCCACGGACTCAACGGGAGCGGGAAATCATCTTTGCTTGAAGCCTGCTTCTTCGCGCTGTACGGCTCGAAGGCACTGGATGAGAATCTCGGCGACGTGGTTACCATCGGAGCCGACGACTGTACCGTCGAACTGTGGTTCTCCCACGCCGGTGGCGACTATCATCTCACGCGCCGGGTCCGCGCGACCGGAGCACAACCGACGACGGCGAAGTGTGTGCTGGAGACACCTGAAGGAAACTATGAGGGGGCGCGCGACGTGCGCCGACGCATTACCGAACTCTTGCGGATGGACAGCGAGGCGTTCGTCAACTGCGCCTACGTCCGTCAGGGCGAGGTGAACAAGCTCATCAACGCCTCCCCCGGCGACCGCCAGGATATGCTCGACGACCTCCTGCAACTGGGGAAACTGGAGGCGTACCGCGAGCGGGCCAGCGACGCCCGCGTCGGCGTCGGTCGGGTACGCGATGACAAACAGGGGGCCCTCTCACAACTCGACGAGCAGATTCAGGAGAAAGAAGAAAAGGACCTCCACGAGCGCCTGAACGGCCTCGAAACGAAGGAATCAGAGCTGCAAGACGAGATCGAACACATTGAGGACCAGAAGGCCACCGCCGAGGAGACGCTCACGCAGGCCGAGTCCGTCCTCGAAGAGTACGAAGAGAAACGCGACGAACTGTCGACCCTCGAAGCCGACATCGAGGATCTGGAAGCGACTATCACCGAGACGGAGACGGAACGAACCGAGCTCAAAGAGCAGGTCAGCGACCTACAGGACCAGCGAGAGTCGTTGCGAGAGGACCTCTCGGAAACAGTGGCCAAAACCGACCTCGACAGTTCGGAGCCGGACCCCGAAACCGTCGATGCGCGGCTTGACGAACTGCAGTCCCGCGATGACGAACTGCAGAGCCGCATCGAGGACCAGCGGGTCGATGCGAAGGATCACAGCAGCACCGCCGACGCGCTGGCCGAGAGCGCTGCCGACCTCGAATCCCGGGCCGAGGACAAGCGTGAAGAAGCCGCCGAACTGGAAACAGACATCGAAGCTGCGCGGGAGACTATCGCCGAGCGCCGGGAGCAGATCAGCGACATCGACGACCAGATCGCCGATCTCGAAGCCAGGTTCGAGAACGCGCCGACCGACCGTGACGGGTCGCAGTCGTACAAAGAATCCGTCGCCAGTGACCTCGATAACACCCGACAGCAGGTGACCGAACTGGAGACGAAACTGGAGAGCGAGCGCGAGTCGCTCGCGGAGGCCGAGGCGCTGCTGGAGGCCGGCAAGTGCCCCGAGTGCGGGCAGGACGTGGCCGAGTCACCGCACGTCGACTCTATTGAGGACGACCGTGGTCGGATTGCCGAGCTAGAGGAGTTGCTCGCGGACGCTCGTGAGGATGTCTCGGACCTGAAGTCTGAGCACGAGACCGCGACGGAACTGGTCGAGACAGCGGACGAGCTATCGACGCTTGAGAACAACCGTTCGAACATCGTCCAGCTCGTCGAAGAGAAAGAAGCGGGGCTGGATGCGGACCAGGAGCGCATCCAGACGCTCCGCGAAGAAGCAACAGCACATGAGTCCGAGGCTGAGACGAAACGCGAGAAAGCCGCCGAAGCCCGCGAGCAGGCCGAGGACTGTCGCTCGGTCGTCGCCGAGTGTAATCAGGAGCGCCAGCAGGTCAAACAATCGATAGAGAACCTAGAGCGGGTCGAAGACCTGCTTGCGAAGATCGATGACTGCGACGACGACATCGAACGCCTGCGAGAGAAGCGCAGTCAGCAGGCCGAACTGAACGACCAGCGCCGCGACCAGCTCGCGGAGAAGCGCGAGCGCAAGCAGGACCTCGCGGAGTCCTTCGACGAGGACCGCATCGAAGCGGCTCGAAGCGAGAAGCAGCGGGCGAAAAAGTACATCGAACAGGCAGCGGAGGCACTGACGGAGAAACGCGAGAAACGCGACGAACTCCAGAACGCTATCGGTGGCGTCACGAACGAAATCGAGGAACTGGAGTCGCTGCGAGACCGGCGCGAAGACCTCGAAGCGACACTGGAGAGACTCGAAACGCTATACGAGGAAACCGAGGAGCTACAGGAGATGTACGGGACGCTCCGGGCAGAGCTGCGCCAGCGCAACGTCGAGACACTCGAACGGATGCTCAACCAGACGTTCGACCTGGTGTACCAGAACGACTCGTACTCCCACATCGAACTCGACGGGCAGTATCAGCTGACGGTGTACCAGAAGGACGGCGAGCCGCTGGAGCCCGAACAGCTCTCCGGCGGCGAACGGGCGCTATTCAACCTCAGCCTGCGGTGTGCCATCTACCGACTACTCGCCGAAGGCATCGAAGGGGCCGCGCCGATGCCGCCGCTCATCCTCGACGAACCGACAGTGTTCCTCGATTCAGGCCACGTCACGCAACTGCTTGACCTCGTGGAGTACATGCGCGATGAGGTCGGCGTTGAGCAGATTCTCGTGGTCAGTCACGACGAGGAACTGGTCGGTGCGGCGGACGACCTCGTCCGCGTCGAGAAAGACGCCACGACCAATCGCTCGCGGGTCGAACGGGTCGAAGCGACGGTCGCGGAACTGGCCTGA
- the mre11 gene encoding DNA double-strand break repair protein Mre11, with product MTRVIHTGDTHVGYQQYNVPDRRDDFLDAFRQVVRDAIADDADAVVHAGDLFHDRRPALTDIMGTLTVLEELSEAGIPFLAVVGNHEAKRDAQWLDLYESLGLATRLDDEPTVIGDTAFYGLDFVPRSQRDDLDYDFGPHDADSAALVTHGLFQPFDYGDWDAEEILTESSVEFDAMLLGDNHDPGKQQVEDAWVTYCGSTERASASERADRGYNIVTFDDEVQITRRGLDTREFVFVDVDLGPKEGVERVRSRVGQHDLEDAVVIVSISGDGDPVTPASVESFALDRGALVARVTDHREITAEERETDISFADPDDAVTERVRDLGLSEAAHDIDETIRASKVADANVKDEVERHVRELLSEDSDALEADTDAAASGGTADAEANTDTAEDDTDDGAAVNEADDKAPVDGADDDGQASVEEFL from the coding sequence ATGACTCGGGTGATACACACCGGCGATACTCACGTCGGGTATCAGCAGTACAACGTCCCCGACCGACGGGACGACTTCCTCGATGCGTTCCGGCAGGTGGTCCGGGACGCTATCGCGGACGACGCTGACGCCGTCGTCCACGCCGGTGACCTGTTCCACGACCGCCGCCCGGCCCTGACTGACATCATGGGTACGCTGACCGTTCTCGAAGAACTCTCTGAAGCCGGTATTCCATTCCTTGCTGTCGTGGGTAACCACGAAGCCAAGCGGGACGCCCAGTGGCTCGACCTGTACGAGTCACTCGGCTTGGCGACACGACTCGACGACGAACCGACCGTCATCGGCGATACTGCCTTCTACGGCCTCGACTTCGTCCCGCGCTCGCAACGCGACGACCTCGACTACGACTTCGGCCCCCACGATGCCGACAGCGCTGCGCTGGTCACTCACGGCCTGTTCCAGCCCTTCGACTACGGCGACTGGGATGCCGAAGAAATTCTGACCGAGTCGTCGGTCGAATTCGACGCGATGTTGCTCGGCGACAACCACGACCCCGGTAAACAGCAGGTCGAGGACGCCTGGGTCACCTACTGCGGGTCGACCGAGCGCGCGAGTGCAAGCGAGCGCGCGGACCGCGGCTACAACATCGTCACCTTCGACGACGAGGTCCAGATCACCCGCCGCGGTCTCGACACCCGCGAGTTCGTCTTTGTCGACGTAGACCTCGGGCCCAAGGAAGGTGTCGAGCGTGTCCGGAGCCGCGTCGGCCAGCACGACCTGGAGGATGCCGTCGTCATCGTCTCTATCAGCGGCGACGGCGACCCGGTCACCCCGGCCAGCGTCGAATCGTTCGCGCTCGATCGGGGGGCGCTCGTGGCTCGCGTCACTGACCACCGGGAAATCACGGCCGAGGAGCGAGAAACCGATATCAGCTTCGCCGACCCGGACGACGCCGTCACCGAACGTGTCCGCGACCTCGGACTGAGCGAGGCCGCCCACGACATCGACGAGACGATCCGGGCCTCGAAGGTCGCTGACGCGAACGTCAAAGACGAGGTCGAACGGCACGTTCGTGAGCTGCTCAGTGAGGATTCGGATGCGCTTGAAGCCGACACGGATGCGGCTGCGAGCGGCGGGACGGCCGATGCGGAAGCGAACACAGACACGGCTGAGGACGACACCGACGACGGAGCGGCAGTGAACGAGGCCGACGACAAGGCACCGGTAGACGGGGCCGATGACGACGGCCAGGCGAGCGTCGAGGAGTTCCTGTAA
- a CDS encoding DUF7310 family coiled-coil domain-containing protein gives MTDIETLAERLRTVERAVTDGTTEFPEVTELAELENRMDTVEGRLADIDERTAELEAATQALRGYVGNIRSVNEDVEQRADAALATTDRLEVRLDEELASPSVSDPAAGTDQRRTGSTQATSSSPADDHTETSATTGLTAEAQTDFSAITDGGDSDESEDLDAGVIGRIRALL, from the coding sequence ATGACAGATATCGAAACGCTGGCGGAGCGGCTCCGTACGGTCGAACGCGCGGTCACGGACGGAACGACGGAGTTCCCGGAGGTAACGGAACTCGCAGAACTGGAGAACCGCATGGACACCGTCGAGGGGCGTCTCGCCGACATCGACGAGCGGACGGCGGAACTCGAAGCAGCCACGCAAGCCCTCCGGGGGTACGTGGGGAACATCCGTTCGGTCAACGAAGATGTCGAACAGCGCGCTGACGCGGCGCTGGCGACGACCGACCGACTGGAGGTCCGACTCGACGAGGAACTGGCATCGCCGTCGGTATCTGACCCGGCGGCAGGGACCGACCAGCGACGGACGGGGAGCACACAGGCCACTTCGAGTTCGCCAGCCGACGACCACACAGAGACGAGCGCCACAACTGGCCTCACGGCGGAGGCACAGACTGATTTCTCTGCCATCACTGACGGCGGCGACTCGGACGAAAGTGAGGACTTGGACGCGGGCGTTATCGGACGTATCCGTGCGCTGCTGTGA
- a CDS encoding DUF7311 family protein: MIYRLVLAVAVMTALIGATAPALSTARADAASGTMERQLDELGAELTMLVETDDATPNGDARRAVELRLPARTYTNAGVRRLQFTERAGVGVATWTVESRKQTEQLVGIPIRTTAGTDRLEEPGTHQLVFVLTRSDGQRVVMVHRFKSEAAARSGHA, from the coding sequence GTGATATACCGGCTGGTCCTCGCTGTCGCGGTCATGACAGCACTTATCGGTGCAACAGCGCCGGCACTGTCGACGGCCCGAGCGGACGCAGCCAGCGGTACGATGGAGCGACAACTGGACGAACTAGGAGCCGAATTGACGATGCTGGTCGAGACTGACGACGCGACGCCGAACGGCGACGCCCGACGCGCGGTGGAGTTACGACTCCCCGCACGTACCTACACGAACGCCGGTGTCAGGCGGCTGCAGTTCACAGAGCGGGCCGGTGTCGGCGTCGCGACCTGGACAGTTGAGTCCCGGAAACAGACCGAACAGCTGGTCGGTATCCCGATCCGAACGACAGCGGGGACCGACCGGCTGGAAGAACCCGGCACACATCAGCTGGTGTTCGTGCTGACGCGGTCGGATGGCCAGCGAGTGGTAATGGTCCATCGGTTTAAGTCCGAAGCCGCGGCGAGGAGTGGCCATGCGTGA
- a CDS encoding type II secretion system F family protein yields the protein MSHASGSDDAHDDVNTASATRLTTALVAACPGTVEVPDDYRRAYRLLSVSAPPETLLTASYAVAVCGSLLALLVAVAVTGPLATTVSLGFLALSLGVGALGRYGVPFAAEAKRIRTLGAAPSLVTTLVLGATLWPSAERAAAFAGRTGDSLLARRLHYHRQRAAGTPQSGLGTFAASWSDRFPALERSVGLVENATAAPAKERPEVLERARRCILDGTRDEMAAFAASLRGPATGLYAFGVLLPLAMASLLPAAAAAGVPVTAPVLVGTYGVILPAALLVACCWLLGQRPVAFPPATIPRSHPDVPASALPSIAGGIVAGIGGWRLAGALVAAWASPIGALGAGVGSALVSYYRPVAEVRGRITDIEAGLPNALSAVGRRLDRGQSVEAALVEAVDETPKPTSAVIKAAAARQEHLGTSVEGAFLGPGGALADVPSHRACRVATLLDTAAAIGPPAGASVTTMGEHLDALRTIERETRRDLSQITETLSNTAALFGPLVGGATVALAGSMGGGEQFATVSSALLGPVIGWYVLVLAVLLTALSTGLHRGLDRALVGYRTGLALLSATATFFVAVVATGLLV from the coding sequence GTGAGCCACGCCAGCGGTTCAGACGACGCCCATGATGACGTGAACACGGCATCAGCCACACGGCTCACAACCGCGCTCGTTGCGGCCTGCCCGGGCACTGTTGAGGTGCCAGATGACTACCGACGAGCGTATCGGTTGCTTTCGGTTTCGGCTCCGCCTGAGACACTGCTGACGGCGAGCTACGCCGTTGCGGTGTGTGGCTCCCTGCTCGCATTGCTCGTCGCTGTGGCGGTGACCGGACCGCTGGCGACGACTGTCAGTCTCGGGTTCCTCGCCCTGTCCCTGGGTGTCGGAGCGCTGGGACGGTACGGTGTCCCCTTTGCCGCGGAGGCGAAGCGCATCCGAACGCTGGGGGCCGCACCGTCGCTCGTCACGACCTTAGTGCTCGGCGCGACGCTGTGGCCCAGCGCTGAGCGGGCGGCGGCGTTCGCTGGACGGACCGGAGACAGCCTGCTTGCCAGACGGCTGCACTACCACCGACAGCGAGCCGCAGGTACGCCACAGAGTGGTCTGGGAACGTTCGCGGCGTCATGGAGCGACCGGTTCCCGGCGCTGGAACGTTCGGTCGGGCTGGTCGAAAACGCGACAGCGGCTCCAGCCAAGGAGCGGCCCGAAGTGCTCGAACGCGCACGACGATGCATCCTTGATGGGACGCGCGATGAGATGGCGGCCTTTGCGGCCTCACTCCGTGGTCCGGCGACTGGCCTGTACGCGTTTGGTGTTCTCTTGCCGCTGGCGATGGCGTCACTGTTGCCCGCCGCCGCTGCCGCGGGTGTGCCTGTAACCGCCCCCGTGCTGGTCGGGACCTACGGCGTTATTTTGCCCGCCGCGCTGCTGGTCGCTTGCTGCTGGCTCCTGGGACAGCGACCAGTCGCGTTCCCGCCGGCGACAATCCCGCGGAGCCATCCGGACGTGCCGGCATCGGCGCTCCCGTCAATCGCGGGCGGCATCGTCGCCGGAATCGGGGGATGGCGCCTTGCCGGCGCGCTCGTCGCTGCGTGGGCGTCTCCCATCGGGGCACTCGGGGCCGGCGTCGGGAGCGCGCTCGTCAGCTACTACCGACCCGTCGCCGAGGTCCGTGGTCGAATTACCGACATCGAAGCGGGCCTCCCGAACGCGCTGTCGGCTGTCGGTCGACGGCTGGACCGCGGCCAGTCGGTCGAAGCCGCGCTCGTCGAGGCTGTCGACGAGACTCCAAAACCGACCAGCGCCGTCATCAAAGCCGCCGCCGCCCGACAGGAGCACCTCGGAACCAGCGTCGAGGGAGCGTTTCTGGGTCCCGGCGGCGCGCTCGCTGATGTTCCGAGCCATCGAGCCTGTCGGGTGGCGACACTGCTGGATACAGCCGCAGCAATCGGGCCACCAGCGGGAGCGTCCGTGACGACGATGGGTGAGCATCTGGACGCACTCCGGACCATCGAGCGTGAGACGCGCCGCGACCTTTCGCAGATTACCGAGACGCTGTCGAACACCGCCGCGTTGTTCGGGCCACTGGTCGGCGGCGCGACCGTCGCGCTGGCTGGGTCGATGGGCGGCGGCGAGCAGTTCGCCACCGTTTCGAGTGCGTTGCTGGGCCCGGTTATCGGCTGGTACGTGCTCGTTTTGGCTGTTTTGTTGACGGCGCTATCGACGGGCCTGCATCGGGGTCTCGACCGCGCGCTCGTTGGCTACCGAACCGGCCTGGCGCTCCTGTCGGCCACGGCCACTTTCTTTGTCGCCGTCGTCGCCACCGGGCTGCTGGTCTGA
- a CDS encoding DUF7283 family protein has protein sequence MFETHVDTLYLWVGLGTVSVAVLGVVASLPTTAPPDATAAAATIDEVTTSPPGSVTHRRLIATEWAFDGREVRLRNDGGTATARLIRTAVPARTDRLQAVVNGERPQAVYDSPNAFRRDTRRARTKHDGWRPAPDRLTVRHVAWGGTDVTIVG, from the coding sequence ATGTTCGAGACGCACGTCGATACGCTGTACCTCTGGGTCGGGTTGGGAACAGTGAGCGTGGCCGTTCTTGGGGTCGTCGCCAGCCTGCCGACGACCGCACCGCCGGACGCGACGGCGGCGGCCGCAACTATCGATGAAGTCACGACTAGCCCGCCCGGGTCCGTCACACATCGACGACTCATCGCTACGGAGTGGGCGTTCGACGGCCGTGAAGTCCGTCTTCGCAACGACGGCGGGACAGCCACCGCACGACTGATTCGAACGGCTGTCCCAGCGCGAACCGACCGACTACAGGCTGTGGTGAACGGGGAGCGGCCACAGGCGGTGTACGATTCGCCCAACGCTTTCCGTCGGGACACCCGCCGGGCTCGGACTAAGCACGACGGGTGGCGACCAGCTCCAGACCGGCTGACCGTCAGGCACGTCGCCTGGGGAGGGACCGATGTCACCATCGTCGGATAG
- a CDS encoding DUF7285 family protein, with the protein MSPSSDSGTTEPVAVLVAVFAVTLGVSLYAGVLDDAFGTLDDDRNIATPTADAVEQRLSSAGVVRPKGLDNALDAVPANYHGNATITAMTGERWSGGREPPTSADTETRTVSVQVGPGTVRRGTLTVRVWR; encoded by the coding sequence ATGTCACCATCGTCGGATAGCGGGACGACCGAACCCGTCGCCGTGCTCGTTGCCGTTTTCGCCGTCACGCTTGGCGTATCGCTGTATGCCGGCGTGCTGGACGATGCGTTCGGAACGTTGGACGACGACCGCAACATCGCCACGCCGACCGCGGATGCTGTGGAACAACGGCTCTCATCGGCCGGTGTCGTTCGGCCCAAAGGGCTCGACAACGCGCTCGATGCGGTGCCAGCGAACTACCACGGGAACGCGACCATCACGGCGATGACCGGCGAGCGATGGAGTGGTGGCCGGGAGCCACCGACCAGCGCCGACACCGAAACCAGAACAGTGAGCGTACAAGTCGGGCCGGGGACAGTCCGTCGTGGAACGCTCACCGTGCGAGTGTGGCGATGA
- a CDS encoding DUF7284 family protein translates to MTRAMSAVADVTVFLLLIGAAVVTLVSGVGVENPATTTNPAAEQASTLATSTASVEYDLLVPPSEHRRPPDHATRRQRTSHGTVAELLGEAAMSSVTVGGERVSSAGTDFESRVAAATRDRLHSRGHRTSVRVTWAPYPGAPVSGEYRVGDRPPDTVDVRAATVTVPSGMENVSEPAREAAKTGGYDGVATVVARSVVDGLFPPTQSRYALRGDYPADVLMATRYERMADLTGANVAVKRQSTVEMNRDLTAALAARLRTDMRSRYDSPADAASAVRTSRVRVTVRTWSP, encoded by the coding sequence ATGACCCGAGCAATGAGTGCCGTCGCCGACGTGACGGTGTTCCTCCTGCTCATCGGTGCGGCCGTGGTGACCCTTGTGAGCGGTGTCGGGGTCGAGAACCCGGCGACGACCACAAACCCTGCGGCCGAGCAAGCGTCGACGCTGGCGACGAGTACCGCGAGCGTCGAGTATGATTTGCTCGTCCCACCGTCAGAGCACCGCAGGCCGCCCGACCACGCCACGCGACGGCAACGGACGAGCCACGGGACCGTCGCGGAACTGCTCGGTGAAGCAGCGATGAGCAGCGTCACCGTGGGGGGCGAGCGGGTATCGAGCGCCGGCACGGACTTCGAGTCACGAGTCGCTGCGGCGACGCGTGACAGACTCCACAGCCGCGGGCATCGAACGTCCGTCCGTGTCACCTGGGCACCGTATCCCGGTGCGCCAGTCAGCGGCGAGTACCGCGTCGGCGACCGGCCGCCGGATACTGTAGACGTTCGAGCGGCGACGGTGACGGTCCCAAGCGGGATGGAGAACGTCTCGGAGCCGGCCCGGGAAGCGGCGAAGACTGGTGGTTACGACGGTGTGGCGACGGTCGTGGCCCGGAGTGTTGTCGACGGCCTGTTCCCGCCGACACAGTCGCGGTACGCCCTCCGCGGCGATTACCCCGCAGACGTGCTGATGGCCACGCGGTACGAGCGCATGGCCGACCTGACAGGGGCGAACGTTGCCGTTAAACGACAGTCGACAGTCGAGATGAACCGCGACCTGACCGCGGCCCTCGCCGCTCGGCTTCGGACCGATATGCGGTCGCGGTACGACTCGCCAGCAGACGCCGCCAGCGCCGTCCGAACGAGTCGTGTCCGCGTGACTGTCAGGACGTGGTCACCGTGA